The proteins below come from a single Juglans regia cultivar Chandler chromosome 12, Walnut 2.0, whole genome shotgun sequence genomic window:
- the LOC109005900 gene encoding mediator of RNA polymerase II transcription subunit 33A-like, which yields MADSPQRSVWDSVIVLTREAQEKGSDPLLWAMQLSSYLNSAEASVSLPSVELSDVLVSYICWDNNVPIMWKFLDKALVLNIVPPMLVLALLSIRVIPSRHFQPAAYRLFMELLKRHAFMSLKSQLHAMNYQRVMQSIDTVLRLSQIFGLQTSEAGTIVVEFIFSIVWQLLDASLDDEGLLELTSEKKFRWEDTPQDMEVGAHDSNDEKQTEHLERVQKFNTVMAIELIGQFLKNKVTSKILYLARQYMSAHWEGFTQRLLLLGANSSALRNTKVITPEELLKLTSNIQMASLDCKLKSRRKFHDTLTMGPLASSASLCNEACRSALWLPLDFFLEDAVETTDLITRSTIESITVLVKVSRATNYTTWHDTFLGLWIAALRVVQRDRDPIEAPRPRLDPRLCLLLSITTLVVADLIEEDESALRDETQYGSSNQWKEKRVPGKCRHGLVSSLQMLGDFQGLLIPPQSTVYAANQAAAKAMFFISGVDVGNANSECVLMKDMPTNCSGNMRHLIVEACIARNLLDTSAYFWPGYVNGNISEKPQGLSSKVPGWTSFMQGASFTQVMISALVSSPASRLEELEKIFEIAVNGSNDEKISVAMILCGASLIWGWNIQEHTAAFIIKLLSPPAPADYSGSDSHLIGYAPLLNVLIVGISSFDRLRIFSQHGLVPQLACSLMTICEVFGSCVPDVVWPAVKGKRITAHDVFSNAFILFLRMWRFNHPPIEHRAGDTYPVQSPLTPDYLLLIRNSHLGSPENGHWVQSKRRLSAVANSATADPIFLKSFPKLEVWFLQHRACIVSTLSEPVQGTPVHQIVDNLLKIMFRNTYEGSQSRNSVTSESSGFSGPKNDDTFPRLNDPAWNILEAIPFVAEASLKACSHGKISPRELATGLRILCDCLPASLASITSYLSAEVTRGVWKSVSMNGTDWPSPDANLSNFVEGMKKIVAFAGLDVPSVTSAGSSTPTLPLPLAALVTLTLTYKVGDHHLLLAGPALESLSSGCPWPCMPIVASLWTQKAKRWHDFFVIRASRTVILQNPNCVVKLLESCFTAILVLNASPVSSEGGVGVLLGHGIKPQFCGWSPWIIFLLVRQEIRETILITEKIVSLLMDSVKTIAFSGLPRERSEKLKTTKNTMRSGQVSLAAALTRVKLVASVGASLSWLCGGIGLIQSLFREVLPSWFVSAHSSELEGRSEGMIEILRGSALAYLAFTCGAFVWGIDSTSMAPNWRRRILGSHMEFIARALDGKISLGCDRATWHAYVLQFLSLMMNSAPTWLLETDVDVLKRLSRGLMQWNEGELALALLGIGGFATMGAVAELIIEKES from the exons ATGGCAGACTCCCCACAAAGAAGCGTGTGGGACAGCGTGATAGTGCTGACCAGAGAGGCCCAAGAAAAGGGTAGCGATCCTCTTCTCTGGGCAATGCAGTTGTCCTCCTACTTGAACTCTGCTGAAGCGTCTGTGTCTCTGCCCTCTGTAGAGCTGTCGGATGTGTTGGTCTCCTACATATGCTGGGACAACAACGTTCCCATCATGTGGAAGTTCCTAGACAAGGCCCTCGTGCTCAACATCGTGCCGCCCATGCTCGTTCTTGCTCTGCTTTCCATCAG GGTTATTCCAAGTCGACATTTCCAGCCAGCAGCGTATAGGCTTTTCATGGAGCTCCTCAAGAGACACGCTTTTATGTCTCTTAAATCTCAATTACATGCAATGAATTATCAAAG GGTTATGCAATCAATAGATACTGTTCTTCGGCTTTCACAGATATTTGGTCTACAAACAAGCGAAGCTGGAACTATTGTGGTGGAATTCATCTTTTCAATCGTGTGGCAGTTGCTTGATGCATCATTAGATGATGAAGGGTTGCTAGAACTTACCTCAGAAAAGAAGTTTAGATGGGAAGATACTCCTCAAGACATGGAAGTAGGTGCTCATGATAGCAATGATGAGAAGCAGACTGAACATCTTGAGAGAGTGCAGAAATTTAATACTGTGATGGCTATTGAGCTAATTGGGCAATTTCTGAAAAACAAAGTAACTTCCAAGATTCTTTACTTGGCACGCCAATATAT GTCTGCACATTGGGAAGGTTTTACCCAGCGGTTACTGCTGCTTGGTGCAAACTCATCCGCATTGAGGAATACGAAAGTTATAACTCCTGAGGAACTTCTGAAGTTGacttcaaatattcaaatggcCTCTCTAGATTGCAAATTAAAGTCAAGACGAAAGTTCCATGACACCCTGACTATGGGACCTCTGGCTTCTTCTGCTAGTCTGTGCAATGAGGCCTGTCGATCTGCACTGTGGCTTCCTCTTGATTTTTTTCTAGAAGATGCTGTGGAAACAACAGATCTCATTACCAGAAGTACAATTGAATCTATCACTG TTCTCGTCAAGGTCTCTCGAGCCACAAATTACACCACCTGGCACGACACCTTTTTGGGCCTGTGGATTGCAGCCCTTCGTGTTGTTCAAAGG GACAGGGATCCCATTGAGGCCCCTAGGCCTCGTCTAGATCCTCGTTTATGCTTGTTACTGTCTATTACAACTCTAGTGGTTGCCGATCTTATCGAGGAAGATGAAAGTGCACTTCGTGATGAAACACAATATGGCTCCTCTAATCAATGGAAAGAGAAACGAGTTCCAGGAAAGTGTCGCCATGGTTTGGTCTCCAGCTTACAAATGCTGGGAGATTTCCAGGGCTTGCTTATTCCACCTCAGTCCACTGTTTATGCAGCAAATCAGGCTGCTGCAAAAGCGATGTTCTTTATTTCTGGCGTCGATGTCGGAAATGCAAACTCAGAATGCGTCCTTATGAAAGATATGCCTACTAATTGTT CTGGAAACATGCGCCATCTAATAGTTGAAGCTTGTATAGCTAGAAATCTACTGGACACATCAGCATATTTCTGGCCCGGATACGTGAACGGAAACATCAGTGAAAAACCTCAAGGTTTGTCTTCTAAAGTGCCTGGTTGGACATCATTCATGCAGGGGGCATCATTTACTCAAGTAATGATAAGTGCATTGGTTTCAAGTCCTGCTTCAAG ATTAGAGGAGCTCGAAAAAATATTCGAGATAGCTGTCAATGGATCGAATGATGAGAAGATATCAGTTGCGATGATTCTTTGTGGGGCCTCTCTAATTTGGGGTTGGAATATACAG GAACACACTGCTGCtttcattattaaattattgagtCCTCCAGCTCCTGCAGATTACTCAGGGAGTGACAGCCATTTGATAGGTTACGCTCCATTGCTGAATGTACTTATTGTTGGCATATCATCCTTCGACCGTCTTCGGATTTTCTCACAACATGGCTTG GTTCCGCAACTCGCGTGTTCACTGATGACAATCTGCGAGGTCTTTGGGTCATGTGTGCCTGATGTGGTGTGGCCTGctgtaaaaggaaaaagaatcaCTGCCCACGACGTGTTTTCAAATGCGTTTATTCTTTTTCTAAGGATGTGGAGGTTTAATCATCCTCCTATTGAACATCGAGCAGGCGATACTTATCCAGTTCAATCCCCACTAACTCCTGACTACCTCCTACTGATACGTAATTCTCACCTGGGATCTCCTGAAAATGGCCACTGGGTTCAAAGTAAAAGGAGACTGTCAGCAGTTGCAAATTCAGCGACTGCAGACCCCAtatttctcaagtcatttcCAAAACTAGAAGTTTGGTTCTTGCAGCATCGTGCATGCATAGTTTCAACCCTCTCCGAGCCTGTTCAAGGGACCCCTGTTCATCAGATTGTTGATAATCTTCTTAAAATTATGTTCAGAAATACTTACGAAGGAAGCCAGTCTCGGAATTCTGTTACTTCTGAGAGTAGTGGTTTCTCTGGACCTAAAAATGACGATACCTTTCCGAGACTTAACGATCCTGCATGGAATATACTGGAAGCCATTCCTTTTGTTGCCGAGGCTTCTTTAAAAGCTTGTTCTCATGGAAAAATTTCTCCCCGCGAACTAGCTACAG GGCTTAGAATTTTATGTGATTGTCTACCTGCATCTTTGGCATCCATTACGAGCTACTTATCAGCTGAAGTAACCAGGGGCGTTTGGAAATCAGTTTCTATGAATGGAACTGATTGGCCCAGCCCTGATGCAAATCTGTCTAATTTTGTGGAAGGGATGAAGAAAATTGTAGCATTTGCTGGTCTTGATGTCCCAAGCGTTACCTCAG CTGGAAGCTCTACGCCTACCCTTCCACTGCCCCTGGCTGCCCTGGTAACCCTTACCTTAACCTATAAAGTTGGTGACCATCATCTCCTTTTGGCTGGCCCAGCCCTGGAGTCCCTTTCTTCAGGTTGCCCATGGCCTTGCATGCCAATTGTAGCTTCTCTGTGGACACAAAAGGCAAAACGTTGGCATGACTTCTTTGTAATCCGTGCATCTCGTACTGTCATTCTCCAAAACCCCAATTGTGTAGTTAAACTTCTCGAAAGCTGCTTCACTGCCATACTTGTCTTAAATGCCTCCCCTGTTTCAAGCGAGGGAGGTGTTGGGGTCCTTCTTGGCCATGGAATTAAACCCCAATTCTGTGGATGGTCTCCTTGGATTATCTTTCTACTGGTCCGTCAAGAGATCAGAGAAACTATCTTAATTACAGAGAAGATTGTTTCTCTATTGATGGATTCTGTGAAAACAATAGCATTTAGTGGACTTCctagagagagatcagagaagTTGAAGACGACCAAGAATACAATGAGATCAGGACAGGTTTCACTTGCTGCCGCATTGACAAGGGTGAAACTTGTGGCTTCAGTTGGTGCTTCTTTGTCGTGGTTATGTGGAGGCATAGGCCTGATTCAGTCATTGTTTAGAGAAGTTCTGCCTTCTTGGTTTGTGTCTGCTCACAGTTCAGAGTTGGAAGGAAGGTCAGAAGGGATGATTGAAATACTAAGGGGATCTGCTCTGGCATACCTTGCATTCACATGTGGCGCTTTTGTTTGGGGTATTGACTCAACATCAATGGCACCAAACTGGCGTCGAAGAATCCTTGGGAGCCACATGGAATTCATAGCAAGAGCACTTGATGGGAAGATATCGCTTGGTTGTGATAGGGCAACTTGGCATGCCTACGTTTTGCAGTTTTTGAGCCTGATGATGAATTCCGCACCAACTTGGTTGCTGGAGACAGATGTAGATGTCTTAAAGAGATTAAGTAGGGGTTTGATGCAGTGGAACGAGGGAGAGCTTGCTCTGGCTTTGCTTGGTATTGGTGGTTTTGCTACCATGGGTGCGGTTGCTGAGCTGATAATTGAAAAAGAGTCTTAa
- the LOC109005899 gene encoding pentatricopeptide repeat-containing protein At5g19020, mitochondrial — translation MIIPLRTKKSLSLPILIRNLKWVSTITFNPPQLPQGPEHHLRLFLDGTTDHNNPDYELSVVSALKSCSSLLAVSQGQQIHCLILKSGLGPNTFIRNSLINMYVKCGFFDDARSLFDSFSRLDPVSCNIMIGGYVKIGQLENARRLFEIMPGRSCVSYTTMIMGLAHNDCWREAVEVFKDMRSAGVVPNEVTLASVISAYAHLGGIWNCRMLHVLVIKLQLEKLVLISTNLLHMYCLCSSILEARSLFEEMPECNIVSWNVMLNGYAKSGHVDLARELFERIPEKDVVSWGTMIDGYVRVEWLNEALTSYCAMLHTGLRPNDVMIVDLVSACGRSMALQEGQQFHGVTIKTGFDCYDFIQATIIHFYAACGRMTLARLQFELGIKDHLASWNALTAGFIRNDMIDEARQIFNEMPKRDVFSWSTMISGYTHSEQPSVALELFHGMVACGIQPNEITMVSVFSAIATLGTLKEGRWAHEYICNNCIPLNDNLSAAIIDMYAKCGSISTALSVFYEIQEKASSVSPWNAIICGLAMHGHCSLSLKIFSDLQSRLIKLNSITFIGVLSACCHAGLVELGKGYFKVMKHVYNIEPDIKHYGCMIDLLGRAGKLEEAEKIIRGMPMKADMVIWGTLLAACRTHGNVEIGERAAASLARLEPSHGASRVLLSNIYADAGRWEDAFLTRRAMQIKRMKKSPGSSGIV, via the coding sequence ATGATCATTCCTCTCAGAACCAAGAAGTCACTTTCTTTGCCGATTCTTATCCGAAATCTCAAATGGGTGTCCACCATAACCTTCAACCCTCCTCAGCTACCCCAAGGCCCAGAACACCATCTTCGTCTCTTCTTAGATGGCACAACCGATCACAACAACCCAGATTACGAGTTATCAGTGGTGTCGGCGTTGAAGTCTTGCTCGTCCCTTTTGGCCGTCTCTCAAGGCCAACAAATCCATTGTTTGATCTTGAAATCAGGGCTCGGGCCCAACACTTTCATCCGGAACAGTTTGATTAATATGTACGTGAAATGTGGGTTTTTTGATGATGCTCGATCGCTGTTTGATTCCTTTTCTAGGCTGGATCCTGTGTCATGTAATATTATGATTGGCGGGTATGTGAAAATCGGACAGTTGGAGAATGCTCGCCGGTTGTTTGAAATAATGCCCGGTAGAAGTTGTGTGTCGTACACCACTATGATAATGGGTCTGGCCCATAATGACTGTTGGCGCGAGGCTGTTGAGGTTTTTAAGGATATGAGGTCCGCAGGCGTGGTCCCAAATGAGGTTACACTGGCAAGTGTCATCTCAGCTTATGCGCATTTAGGTGGGATTTGGAATTGCCGGATGCTCCATGTGTTGGTAATTAAGCTGCAGCTTGAGAAGTTGGTTCTTATATCGACGAATTTGTTGCACATGTATTGCCTTTGTTCAAGCATACTGGAGGCAAGAAGTTTGTTCGAGGAGATGCCTGAGTGCAATATAGTTTCGTGGAATGTAATGTTAAATGGGTATGCAAAATCGGGGCATGTTGATTTGGCAAGAGAGTTGTTCGAGAGGATTCCTGAAAAAGACGTTGTTTCATGGGGTACAATGATTGATGGCTATGTACGAGTAGAATGGTTGAATGAAGCTTTGACAAGTTATTGTGCAATGTTACATACTGGATTGAGACCCAATGATGTTATGATTGTGGATTTGGTTTCAGCATGTGGCCGATCAATGGCGTTGCAAGAGGGTCAGCAGTTTCATGGTGTAACTATAAAGACAGGTTTCGACTGTTATGATTTTATTCAGGCAACgattattcatttttatgcaGCTTGTGGCAGGATGACACTTGCCCGTTTGCAGTTTGAATTGGGCATCAAAGATCATCTTGCATCTTGGAATGCCCTCACTGCTggatttataagaaatgatatgaTTGATGAGGCAAGGCAGATATTCAATGAGATGCCAAAAAGAGATGTATTTTCATGGAGCACCATGATTTCTGGTTACACACACAGTGAACAACCTAGTGTGGCTCTAGAACTCTTCCATGGAATGGTTGCTTGTGGTATCCAGCCAAATGAAATTACCATGGTGAGCGTTTTCTCTGCTATCGCCACGTTAGGCACATTGAAAGAAGGAAGATGGGCCCATGAGTATATATGTAATAACTGCATCCCTCTTAATGACAATTTAAGTGCAGCTATCATTGACATGTATGCCAAATGTGGGAGCATCAGTACTGCCTTGAGTGTGTTTTATGAAATACAAGAAAAAGCCTCTAGTGTCTCCCCATGGAATGCAATTATATGTGGGTTGGCAATGCATGGACATTGCAGTTTgtctctaaaaatattttccgACTTGCAGAGCCGTCTTATTAAGCTTAATTCAATCACATTCATAGGAGTCCTAAGTGCATGTTGCCATGCTGGATTGGTGGAGCTAGGGAAGGGATATTTTAAGGTCATGAAGCATGTGTATAATATAGAACCAGATATCAAGCATTATGGATGTATGATTGATCTCCTGGGAAGAGCTGGGAAATTAGAAGAGGCTGAGAAAATAATTAGAGGCATGCCCATGAAGGCAGATATGGTGATATGGGGCACATTATTGGCAGCATGTAGGACTCACGGGAATGTAGAAATTGGAGAGAGGGCTGCAGCGAGTTTGGCAAGGTTGGAACCATCTCATGGGGCTAGTAGAGTTCTTCTATCTAACATATATGCAGATGCAGGTAGATGGGAGGATGCATTTTTGACAAGGAGAGCAATGCAAATTAAGAGAATGAAGAAATCTCCAGGGAGTAGTGGTATCGTATGA
- the LOC109005898 gene encoding uncharacterized protein At5g19025, translating to MRPLLFTTMPSNSNSSSIFPKPHRSSNPNPNSNPNPNPALCKHSPSATLDLLILILVLFSGSFLLSSYFSYLFHSISLLLSNFSPLLQHVSVPYLLSFILFFAVSAALADFCCGARSRRCRNPGCKGLKKAMEFDLQLQTEDCVKSAAKSKEIDGLPWKGGSEANPDYECLRSELRKMAPPNGRAVLLFRSRCGCPVAKLEGWGPKRGKRHRKALASLAVKGGDHR from the exons ATGCGCCCCCTCCTCTTCACCACCATGCCCTCCAATTCCAACTCCTCCTCGATATTCCCCAAACCCCACAGATCTTCTAACCCCAATCCTAAttctaaccctaaccctaaccccgCCCTCTGCAAGCACTCCCCTTCCGCCACGCTCGacctcctcatcctcatcctgGTCCTCTTCTCCGGCTCCTTTCTCCTATCCTCCTACTTCTCCTACCTCTTCCACTCCAtctccctcctcctctccaaCTTCTCCCCACTCCTTCAACATGTCTCTGTCCCTTACCTCCTCTCCTTTATCCTCTTTTTCGCCGTCTCCGCCGCCCTCGCTGACTTCTGCTGCGGCGCCCGATCCAGGCGCTGCCGAAACCCTGGCTGCAAGGGCTTGAAGAAGGCCATGGAGTTCGATTTGCAGCTGCAGACCGAGGACTGCGTCAAATCCGCCGCCAAGTCCAAGGAGATCGATGGCTTGCCCTGGAAGGGCGGCAGTGAAGCTAACCCCGATTACGAATGCCTTCGATCCGAGCTTAGGAAGATGGCCCCGCCCAATGGCCGCGCCGTTTTGCTCTTCCGCTCACGCTGCGGCTGTCCCGTCGCCAAGCTCGAGGGCTGGGGGCCCAAGCGTGGCAAGCGGCATAGGAA GGCTCTGGCCAGTCTGGCAGTTAAAGGAGGTGATCATCGCTGA